The Nocardia sp. BMG111209 genome includes a window with the following:
- a CDS encoding histidine phosphatase family protein, whose protein sequence is MTDDQAPTRLILVRHGEAHANVDDIAAGARACRGLTDRGREQADRLVKWFANQQDYRIAAVYSSTATRARQTGEIVAAALDQPVFPSLSAPNYGKGEGRPWPEIIAGFGDAPALRPDKPIAPGAEPWTTYQRRTGHDLADLVRRYPGETVAVVAHRETAIAASMNFLSLLPWARADITFSVDYTGVTIWQYAPLRHTDPRDGYKRWNLLRHNDTRHLD, encoded by the coding sequence GTGACCGACGACCAGGCCCCCACTCGCTTGATACTCGTACGCCACGGCGAAGCGCACGCCAACGTCGACGACATTGCCGCCGGCGCTCGTGCTTGCCGTGGGCTGACCGACCGAGGCCGCGAACAAGCCGACAGGCTCGTGAAATGGTTTGCCAATCAACAGGATTACCGGATCGCTGCCGTGTACAGCAGTACCGCCACCCGCGCGAGGCAGACCGGCGAAATCGTCGCTGCCGCCCTCGACCAGCCGGTATTTCCTTCGCTGTCGGCGCCGAACTACGGCAAGGGCGAAGGCCGGCCGTGGCCGGAGATCATCGCCGGATTCGGTGATGCGCCTGCCTTGCGCCCGGACAAGCCCATAGCGCCGGGTGCTGAACCGTGGACGACCTATCAGCGCCGGACCGGCCATGACCTGGCCGACCTCGTGCGGCGGTACCCCGGTGAAACCGTCGCCGTGGTCGCCCACCGGGAGACTGCCATCGCCGCGTCGATGAACTTCCTCTCCCTCTTGCCCTGGGCGCGCGCGGACATCACGTTCAGCGTGGACTACACCGGTGTCACCATCTGGCAGTATGCACCGCTCCGGCACACCGATCCTCGCGACGGCTACAAGCGATGGAACCTCTTGCGCCACAACGACACAAGACATCTCGACTGA
- a CDS encoding sigma factor-like helix-turn-helix DNA-binding protein has translation MSTADDFDEVRNDPDPIRRGRRAAELMTVYQQRATELARLRKAAIEEAHHRGLSYTEIADQLGITKGRISQIRATAPQPERAFFGVGPVNVGIPRRFGLEEGRKRPFFDANDQATQQAVESTLSRLSLAYNSFAIDPDRSVPPAGDCVIICGPKSAPIAQQLLEHDPILGFERDEEAWWITDARTGQRHRSPYRRDSSDRTDIGYFARHRDTDRILVHIAGITSIGSLGVAHWLDGHLTAVFDPAAELINGVVECDFDADFSVTDSRLIVGPYIEAL, from the coding sequence GTGTCGACTGCTGATGACTTCGACGAGGTCCGGAACGACCCGGACCCGATCCGTCGTGGCCGACGTGCCGCTGAGCTGATGACCGTGTATCAGCAGCGCGCGACCGAGCTTGCCAGGCTACGGAAGGCGGCGATCGAGGAAGCCCATCATCGCGGCCTCAGCTACACCGAGATCGCCGATCAGCTTGGGATCACAAAAGGGCGGATCAGCCAGATCCGGGCGACTGCACCGCAGCCCGAGCGCGCCTTCTTCGGGGTCGGGCCTGTCAATGTCGGCATCCCGAGGCGATTCGGGCTGGAAGAGGGCCGAAAACGACCTTTCTTCGACGCGAACGACCAGGCAACCCAACAGGCCGTGGAATCAACACTGTCGCGACTCTCATTGGCCTACAACAGCTTTGCCATCGACCCCGACCGATCCGTCCCGCCGGCAGGCGACTGCGTCATCATCTGCGGACCGAAGTCGGCGCCGATCGCGCAGCAGCTTCTCGAACATGATCCGATTCTCGGATTCGAGCGGGACGAGGAAGCTTGGTGGATCACGGACGCCCGGACCGGGCAGCGGCACCGCTCACCGTACCGGCGCGACAGCAGCGACCGCACTGACATCGGGTATTTTGCTCGTCACCGTGACACGGATCGCATCCTCGTTCATATCGCCGGCATCACCTCCATAGGCTCGCTCGGTGTCGCGCACTGGCTCGATGGACACCTCACTGCCGTGTTCGATCCAGCCGCCGAACTGATCAACGGAGTGGTCGAATGCGATTTCGATGCAGACTTCTCCGTGACAGACAGCCGTCTCATCGTCGGCCCCTACATCGAGGCACTATGA
- a CDS encoding winged helix-turn-helix domain-containing protein — protein sequence MADRPPSVDPRPVYLRIADSLRHAYEPGKQLPSVPALAATWGVARETIRSAVEVLRSEGLVVSWRGKGTFYQARSEDDSADDPIARQLAAILTRLSSIENRLATVEQRVERCTLDTA from the coding sequence ATGGCAGACCGGCCACCCAGCGTCGACCCGAGGCCCGTGTATCTGCGGATCGCCGACTCGCTTCGCCACGCTTACGAACCGGGGAAGCAGCTGCCGTCGGTGCCGGCATTGGCCGCGACCTGGGGAGTGGCCAGGGAGACGATCCGTTCCGCCGTCGAAGTGCTGCGCTCGGAAGGTCTCGTCGTGTCCTGGCGAGGCAAAGGAACCTTCTACCAAGCCCGTTCCGAAGACGATTCCGCCGACGATCCGATAGCGCGGCAACTGGCCGCCATACTCACGCGCCTCAGCAGCATCGAGAATCGGCTTGCCACAGTCGAACAACGCGTCGAGCGCTGCACACTCGACACCGCATGA
- a CDS encoding GntR family transcriptional regulator, which yields MTDRLMDPDDPRPVYLRIADELRHAYEPGAQLPSVPKVAEQWGVARETVRSAIDVLRNEGLIVSWQGRGTFYRARPADDTSESGIPTNPVVLQQLDAIMNRLDTFEARLTAIESARHR from the coding sequence ATGACAGACCGACTGATGGACCCCGACGACCCGCGGCCCGTCTACCTGCGCATCGCCGACGAGTTGCGCCACGCGTACGAGCCGGGCGCACAGCTGCCATCCGTGCCGAAAGTGGCCGAACAATGGGGAGTCGCCAGGGAAACCGTGCGCTCCGCCATAGACGTGCTCCGCAACGAGGGTCTGATCGTCTCCTGGCAGGGCCGCGGCACCTTCTATCGTGCCCGCCCCGCAGATGACACCAGCGAATCCGGCATCCCGACCAACCCCGTCGTGCTCCAGCAGCTCGACGCAATCATGAACCGGCTCGATACTTTCGAGGCCCGCCTCACCGCGATCGAGTCCGCTCGACATCGCTGA
- a CDS encoding NUDIX hydrolase — protein sequence MARVDYYEDPDAPAANSLTVAVSAFVLDYNGRLLMIRRTDNDLYSMPGGGMEIGETVSEAVTREVHEETGISVQPTAILGIFANPKHVIAYDDGEVRQEFSICFTAHPIAGQPRTSSESKEVLWVEPADLPALNIHPSIMTRIRSGLEKRPEPYFT from the coding sequence ATGGCGCGAGTCGACTACTACGAAGACCCGGACGCCCCAGCGGCCAACAGCCTTACAGTGGCCGTCAGCGCGTTCGTCCTCGACTACAACGGCCGGCTGCTGATGATCCGCCGCACCGACAACGACCTGTACTCCATGCCCGGCGGCGGCATGGAGATCGGCGAGACGGTCAGCGAAGCGGTCACGCGGGAAGTCCACGAAGAAACCGGAATCTCAGTGCAGCCCACAGCGATTCTGGGCATCTTCGCCAACCCGAAGCACGTAATCGCCTACGACGATGGCGAAGTGCGCCAGGAATTCTCGATCTGCTTCACCGCTCACCCCATCGCAGGACAGCCACGAACCAGCTCCGAATCCAAAGAGGTGCTGTGGGTCGAGCCCGCCGACCTGCCGGCGCTCAACATCCACCCGTCGATCATGACCCGCATACGGTCCGGCCTCGAGAAAAGGCCTGAGCCCTACTTCACCTGA
- a CDS encoding DUF2637 domain-containing protein: MNQRAMRWARIFAVLVIIGVGAAAFRLSFSTLRDLAKLAHVPASDAWLLPLIIDGTIVQATAAVLVLSKSQERRWFTGVLVVGAVVSVAGNSLHAIANGHELPAWACAVVAAIAPVGLLVDTHGLALLLRTTARNTQPDPVPNPMTETAPEPIPEPELVAPAPAPAPVPVAAAVRRRPVPVVRPVLPLTARPPGV, encoded by the coding sequence GTGAATCAGAGGGCGATGCGGTGGGCGCGGATATTCGCGGTCCTGGTGATCATCGGTGTCGGCGCCGCCGCATTCCGTCTGTCGTTCTCGACTCTGCGGGATCTCGCGAAACTTGCGCACGTCCCGGCGTCGGATGCGTGGCTGTTGCCGTTGATCATCGACGGCACGATCGTCCAGGCCACGGCGGCGGTGCTCGTGCTGTCGAAGTCGCAGGAACGTCGTTGGTTCACGGGGGTGTTGGTGGTCGGCGCGGTGGTGTCGGTGGCCGGTAACAGCCTCCATGCGATCGCCAACGGCCACGAACTCCCGGCGTGGGCGTGCGCGGTGGTCGCGGCTATCGCACCGGTCGGCCTGCTGGTCGACACTCATGGTTTGGCGTTGCTGCTGCGCACCACCGCCCGAAATACGCAACCGGACCCCGTGCCGAATCCGATGACTGAGACTGCGCCGGAACCGATCCCGGAACCCGAACTCGTCGCCCCGGCACCCGCTCCGGCGCCTGTTCCCGTTGCTGCTGCGGTGCGTCGTCGCCCGGTGCCGGTGGTACGGCCCGTGTTGCCGCTGACGGCTCGGCCTCCCGGCGTGTGA
- a CDS encoding protein phosphatase 2C domain-containing protein codes for MNVVTAQLQESSAEDRISITTSGVVILDGATAHDPMMPTSGRYVDLLCDQLRQRLNSPDGLQAILSSAIESTADALQIRPGTAPSSTVAIVRLRHDAIETLLLGDSPIVIGWTDGSQSILTDNRLAALDLPESREYRARLAAGSGYDRRHHDLLTALQSRQRQWRNREDGYWIAEADPTAAEHAIVRRDPASSVSWVVMATDGAANMLAPLGFSWEQLARLDTSALNDFLSDCHEWEAHHDPDGQLQPRSKRHDDKTVAIIRPSPARSRQTPQRFA; via the coding sequence ATGAACGTCGTCACCGCTCAGCTCCAGGAAAGCTCCGCCGAGGACCGGATCTCCATTACCACGAGTGGCGTAGTCATTCTGGACGGTGCTACCGCCCACGACCCCATGATGCCCACCTCGGGCAGGTACGTCGATCTGCTCTGTGATCAACTCCGCCAACGCCTAAACTCTCCCGACGGACTCCAAGCCATCCTCTCCAGTGCCATCGAGTCGACCGCCGATGCGCTCCAGATCCGCCCAGGAACAGCACCATCGAGCACTGTGGCAATCGTCCGGCTCCGTCACGATGCCATCGAGACTCTCTTGCTCGGCGACTCGCCCATCGTCATCGGATGGACCGATGGGAGTCAGAGCATCCTCACCGACAATCGTCTTGCAGCACTCGACCTACCCGAATCGCGTGAGTACCGGGCGAGGCTGGCGGCCGGCAGCGGATACGACCGGCGCCACCACGACCTACTCACGGCGCTCCAATCGAGGCAGCGACAGTGGCGAAACCGTGAGGACGGTTACTGGATTGCCGAAGCAGACCCGACCGCCGCGGAACACGCCATCGTCAGGCGCGACCCGGCAAGCTCCGTGAGCTGGGTAGTCATGGCGACCGATGGGGCGGCGAATATGCTTGCACCGCTGGGCTTTTCGTGGGAGCAGCTAGCGCGGCTGGACACGTCAGCGCTGAACGACTTTCTCTCCGACTGCCACGAATGGGAAGCGCACCACGATCCGGATGGGCAACTCCAGCCGCGCTCCAAGCGGCACGACGACAAGACCGTAGCGATCATCCGCCCATCACCGGCACGCAGTCGTCAGACGCCGCAGCGGTTCGCGTGA
- a CDS encoding HAD family hydrolase, with protein MISAVVFDVGETLVDETREYGTWADWLGVPRHTFAAVFGAIIATGGSYLDTFQVFRPGFDLAEARRARADAGHPESYGEDDLYPDVRPALSELQRQGIWVGIVGNQTVRSGRILRSLDLPTDFIATSDDWGVEKPSAEFFARVVEAAPAPADQIVYVGDRIDNDVAPAKKAGMRTAYLQRGPWGWILRDRQEVTDLSDWKINDLGELPKIVAAENNSANRP; from the coding sequence ATGATTTCGGCCGTTGTGTTCGACGTCGGCGAGACGCTGGTTGATGAGACGCGTGAGTACGGGACGTGGGCGGACTGGCTCGGTGTGCCGCGTCATACGTTCGCGGCGGTCTTCGGTGCCATCATTGCGACCGGAGGAAGCTACCTCGATACCTTCCAGGTATTCAGGCCGGGGTTCGACCTGGCCGAGGCGAGGCGGGCTCGGGCAGATGCCGGCCACCCGGAGTCCTACGGTGAGGATGACCTGTACCCCGACGTACGCCCTGCGCTGTCAGAGCTACAGCGACAAGGCATTTGGGTCGGCATCGTCGGCAACCAGACAGTGCGATCCGGCCGGATCCTGCGCAGCCTGGACCTGCCTACTGACTTCATCGCGACCTCTGACGATTGGGGTGTGGAGAAGCCGTCCGCGGAGTTCTTCGCGAGGGTCGTGGAGGCCGCGCCGGCGCCTGCTGACCAGATCGTCTATGTCGGTGACCGGATCGACAACGATGTTGCTCCGGCGAAGAAAGCCGGAATGCGGACTGCGTATCTCCAGCGTGGGCCGTGGGGATGGATACTCCGGGACAGGCAAGAGGTTACGGACCTGTCCGATTGGAAGATCAACGATCTCGGGGAGCTTCCAAAAATTGTTGCAGCGGAAAACAATTCGGCTAACCGACCGTAG
- a CDS encoding PIN domain-containing protein, translating to MTRALPRVVVDTCVVVDLLTGIDPIRAERSKYVLDRHSTDYQILLPAITLTEIAGTGDIRGNHLLPEIREARVKAANKWIDASKFLVAELSERLARKAAFLAVQNQLKGPDATVLATAIEWHCTRLYTRDRGILKCDGDFPGLKILEPEDPPLAPPTLFGDGES from the coding sequence ACACGTGCGTGGTGGTTGATCTCTTAACGGGTATCGATCCCATTCGTGCGGAAAGATCCAAGTATGTTCTCGATAGGCACAGCACTGATTATCAGATCCTCTTACCGGCGATTACTCTAACAGAAATTGCGGGCACTGGTGATATTCGAGGAAACCATCTCCTGCCTGAAATTCGCGAGGCGCGCGTCAAAGCTGCTAACAAGTGGATCGATGCGAGCAAGTTCCTGGTAGCAGAACTCTCTGAACGGCTAGCGCGCAAAGCCGCCTTTCTTGCAGTGCAGAATCAGCTTAAGGGACCTGATGCCACCGTACTTGCAACGGCAATCGAATGGCATTGCACGAGGCTCTATACTCGGGATCGTGGTATACTAAAATGTGATGGGGATTTTCCCGGGTTGAAAATACTTGAGCCGGAAGATCCACCACTTGCACCCCCGACTCTCTTTGGCGATGGTGAATCTTGA